The region TTCAAGCGGCCCTTTGTCCAGTATAGTGTGCATATTCCCATAAGTATCATATTTGGCAAACTGCTGGGCGAGGAATTCACGCCGGTCTACCCGCACTCCGGGAATCTTGATTGCATTCGCCAGAATCACTTCCATGGTTCCTTGTGTGCCATTCTGTTCATTGGTCATCTTAGTAGCTCCTTAGAATCGTATGTAAAAATTATGCTCTGAGCTTATATTCGGGAAGCATGCGGGTTTCCCCTCTATTGACTTACGCCAATCTTAATACAATCTTAATGCCACAGCCGAATCCATAATACTATGCTCATTATGCACATGCTATACTAACGCTACAGTGTATAATGGCTGGTCTAAAGATGGGCTTAGCGGGAAGGAAACCTTCAGATGATAGGGGAAAATACAGCGAAGAAGCGGCGCGGAAGGCTGAGGATATTCTTCAGCTATGTACCGGGAGCAGGGAAGACCCGGACGATGCTGGAGGCTGCCCATGCGGAGCAGAAGAACGGTCAAAAGGTGCTGGCGGGTTACATTGAAGCCCATGACAGAGCAGATATAGCGGAGCTTATTAACGGTCTGGAGCTGTTGCCGCCGCTGGACATTCCTGCAAACGGGACCATCGTACCGGAATTCGACCTGGACCAGGCGATCCGCAGGAGACCTGACCTGATTTTGCTGGATGAACTGGCCCACATCAATGCTCCGGGAGTACGTCATAAGCGGCGGTATCAGGATGTGGAGGAGCTGTTGCGTGCGGGAATAGATGTCTATACTACGGTTAGCATAGAACAGCTGGAAAGTATGACCGATGTTGTAGCCTCCATGACCGGAATGCCTGAGCCCGTGCGTATTCCCGACAGTGTATTCGAGCGTGCCGACCAGGTCGAGTTCATTGATATCAGTCCGGACATTTGGCTGGAGCGTCTGCACGAGGGGCTGATCTTTTCCAAGGAGCCGCTCAGGCAGGAGGCTGATGAACTGTACACTTCCCAGAAGCTGAGCGCTTTGCGGGAAATGGCTCTAAGGTACAGGGAGGATCAATTCAAACGGTATGAGGGCAGGTTAGGGGAACGGGCAGTGGAAGCCAGCTTGTACAGCAGAGAACATACCCTGGTCTGCCTGTCGTCGGCAATATCCAATAAGAAGGTCATCCGCACAGCGGCGAGAATGGCCGAAGCTCTGCAGGGGGAATTCACTGCTCTCTACGTAGAGACCTCTCGAACGAAAGAGTTAACGGCAAGGAACAAGTCGGAGCTGCGGGAGAATCTGCGGCTGGCCGAACAGCTTGGTGCGCAGGTTGCCACTGTGTACGGGGAGGATGTGCCGGGACAGATTGCCGAATATGCCAAAACCAGCCGGGTCTCCAAAATCATCCTGGGCCGGTCGCAGAATCGCAGCCGCTGGTCCGTCGGTTCGAATTTTGTAGACAAACTGACGGCTGCTGCTCCGAATATCGACATCTATATCATCCCGGATCAGGAGTCTGCCCTGCAATCCAAAATTCCGCAATATGCCAGACCTCCGCTTCTCACCTTGGCTGATACAGGCAAAACCCTGGGGATTCTGCTGGTCTGCACGATCATCGGGTTATGGTTCAAGGTTCTCGGCTTCAGTGAAGCGAACATTATCACAGTCTATATTCTGGGTGTTCTGCTCGATGCGATGGTTACAAAAGGACGGCTGTACAGCGCGGTGACGTCGATTTTGAGCGTGCTGGTCTTTAACTATTTTTTCACCGAGCCTTATTTCTCGCTTCAGGCCTATGATTCCGGGTATCCGGTGACCTTCCTCGT is a window of Paenibacillus sp. FSL H3-0469 DNA encoding:
- a CDS encoding sensor histidine kinase KdpD, which codes for MIGENTAKKRRGRLRIFFSYVPGAGKTRTMLEAAHAEQKNGQKVLAGYIEAHDRADIAELINGLELLPPLDIPANGTIVPEFDLDQAIRRRPDLILLDELAHINAPGVRHKRRYQDVEELLRAGIDVYTTVSIEQLESMTDVVASMTGMPEPVRIPDSVFERADQVEFIDISPDIWLERLHEGLIFSKEPLRQEADELYTSQKLSALREMALRYREDQFKRYEGRLGERAVEASLYSREHTLVCLSSAISNKKVIRTAARMAEALQGEFTALYVETSRTKELTARNKSELRENLRLAEQLGAQVATVYGEDVPGQIAEYAKTSRVSKIILGRSQNRSRWSVGSNFVDKLTAAAPNIDIYIIPDQESALQSKIPQYARPPLLTLADTGKTLGILLVCTIIGLWFKVLGFSEANIITVYILGVLLDAMVTKGRLYSAVTSILSVLVFNYFFTEPYFSLQAYDSGYPVTFLVMLAASFITSTLTLRVKEQARESAQKAYRTEVLLETSRKLQQAKDTPAILSETALQMLKLLDRSIIIYEVVGDGLSEPLLYNKDGSTIDAQRDTLEAEREVAEWVLRNNKRAGASTDTFSAAQCLYHAVRSGDTVFAVAGIVMQQEEPLEVFESSLMIAMLGECALALEKDKLNELQKESSLQIRQEQLRANLLRGISHDLRTPLTSISGNAGILIGNSAVLSEEQKQELYSDIYDDSIWLINLVENLLSITRIDNGALHLNFQAELLEEVIAEALLHVNRNKEDHVIRVVLEEELLMARMDSRLIIQVIINLVDNAIKYSGSGSHITLSARQEQGLVVVEVADDGPGISPEAKSKVFEMFYTADNVRGDGRRGLGLGLALCKSIIHAHGGHIEVQDHAPQGTVFRFTLLAEEVNVHE